A region of Panthera uncia isolate 11264 chromosome D4, Puncia_PCG_1.0, whole genome shotgun sequence DNA encodes the following proteins:
- the ALG2 gene encoding alpha-1,3/1,6-mannosyltransferase ALG2: protein MAEERGRDEDPGPNPSVLFLHPDLGVGGAERLVLDAALALQARGCSVKVWTAHYDPGHSFADSRELQVRCVGDWLPRSLGWGGRGAAVCAYVRMIFLALYVLFLGDEEFDVVVCDQVSACIPVLKLARRRKKILFYCHFPDLLLTRRDSLLKRLYRAPIDWIEEYTTGMADCILVNSRFTAAIFKETFKSLSHVDPDILYPSLNVTSFDSAVSEKLDDLIPKGKKFLFLSINRYERKKNLTLALEALIKLRGRLTSQDWDKVHLIMAGGYDERVLENVEHYQELKKMVQQSDLAQYVTFLRSFSDKQKISLLCGCTCVLYTPSNEHFGIVPLEAMYMQCPVIAVNSGGPLESIVHGVTGFLCEPDPVHFSEAMEKFIHEPSLKATMGLAGRARVKEKFSSEAFTEQLYQYVAKLLV from the exons ATGGCGGAGGAGCGGGGCCGAGACGAAGACCCTGGTCCCAACCCGTCGGTGCTGTTCCTGCACCCGGACCTGGGCGTGGGCGGCGCCGAGCGGCTGGTACTGGACGCGGCGCTGGCGCTGCAGGCGCGCGGATGTAGCGTGAAGGTCTGGACCGCGCACTACGATCCGGGCCACAGCTTCGCGGATAGTCGCGAGCTGCAGGTGCGCTGCGTAGGCGACTGGCTCCCGCGCAGCCTGGGCTGGGGCGGCCGCGGCGCGGCCGTCTGCGCCTACGTGCGCATGATCTTCCTGGCGCTGTACGTGCTGTTTCTCGGCGACGAGGAGTTCGACGTGGTCGTGTGCGACCAG GTGTCTGCCTGTATCCCAGTGCTCAAGCTGGCCAGACGGCGTAAGAAGATCCTGTTTTATTGTCATTTCCCAGATCTGCTGCTCACCAGGAGAGATTCGTTGCTTAAACGCTTATACAGGGCTCCGATCGACTGGATAGAGGAATATACCACAGGCATGGCAGACTGCATCTTGGTCAACAGCCGGTTTACAGCTGCCATTTTCAAGGAAACATTCAAGTCCCTATCTCACGTAGACCCTGATATCCTCTACCCATCTCTGAATGTCACCAGCTTTGACTCAGCTGTTTCTGAAAAGCTTGATGACCTCATCCCCAAGGGGAAGAAATTCCTGTTCCTCTCCATCAACAGATacgaaaggaagaaaaatctgacTTTGGCGCTGGAAGCCCTCATAAAACTGCGTGGAAGATTGACATCCCAAGATTGGGACAAGGTTCACCTAATCATGGCAGGTGGGTATGATGAAAGAGTCCTGGAGAATGTGGAACACTATCAGGAATTGAAGAAAATGGTCCAGCAGTCCGACCTTGCACAGTATGTGACCTTCCTGCGGTCTTTCTCAGACAAACAGAAAATCTCACTCCTCTGCGGCTGTACCTGTGTGCTTTACACACCAAGCAATGAACACTTTGGCATCGTCCCTTTGGAGGCCATGTACATGCAGTGCCCAGTCATTGCTGTTAATTCGGGTGGACCCTTGGAGTCCATCGTCCACGGTGTCACAGGGTTTCTGTGTGAGCCTGACCCTGTGCACTTCTCAGAAGCAATGGAAAAGTTCATCCATGAACCTTCCTTAAAAGCCACAATGGGACTGGCCGGGAGAGCCAGGGTGAAGGAAAAGTTTTCCTCTGAAGCTTTTACGGAACAGCTCTACCAGTATGTCGCCAAACTGCTGGTataa
- the SEC61B gene encoding protein transport protein Sec61 subunit beta — MPGPTPSGTNVGSSGRSPSKAVAARAAGSTVRQRKNASCGTRSAGRTTSAGTGGMWRFYTEDSPGLKVGPVPVLVMSLLFIASVFMLHIWGKYTRS, encoded by the exons ATG CCTGGTCCGACTCCCAGTGGTACTAATGTGGGCTCGTCAGGGCGCTCTCCCAGCAAAGCGGTGGCTGCCCGGGCGGCCGGATCCACGGTCCGGCAGAG aaaaaatgCTAGCTGTGGAACAAGGAGTGCGGGTCGCACAACCTCAGCAGGCACAGGGGGCATGTGGCGATTCTACACCGAAGACTCCCCTGGGCTCAAGGT TGGCCCTGTTCCAGTATTGGTTATGAGTCTTCTGTTCATCGCTTCTGTATTTATGTTGCACATTTGGGGCAAGTACACTCGTTCATAG